The Ictalurus punctatus breed USDA103 chromosome 9, Coco_2.0, whole genome shotgun sequence genome contains a region encoding:
- the slc35f4 gene encoding solute carrier family 35 member F4 isoform X1 yields the protein MSSTEIDVLEQASCRPESAKSTKSSHLPSKASPREGYRHAPQVAANGVHDIEDRILRMTGYYGYYPGYSSHRRDEGSDSHIETPASEMSGEVTAYQTCVNAALKVIGGLLVVLCVSSSWVGTTQVVQWTFKSFSCPFFISWFSTNWNILFFPLYYSGHVAITREKQTPIQKFRECSRLFGEEGMTLRLFLKRTAPFSILWTLTNYLYVLALRKLTATDVSALYCCHKAFVFLLSWIVLKDRFMGVRIVAAIMAITGIVMMAYADGFHGDSIIGVALAVGSASTSALYKVLFKMFLGSANLGEVAHFFSTMGFFNLIFISCVPLILYFTRVEHWGSLSSLPWGYLCGVAGLWLVFNILVNVGVVLTYPILISIGTLLSVPGNAAIDVLKHEVIFSVVRLAATCIICVGFLLLLLPEEWDTVTLRFLATLADKKSEEHGEELTESSINMRSRSRANGAVSIPLA from the exons ATGAGCAGCACAGAGATTGATGTGTTGGAACAGGCGAGCTGTCGTCCCGAATCTGCCAAGAGCACGAAGAGCTCGCACCTACCGTCCAAAGCATCTCCAAGAGAGGGTTACAGGCACGCGCCGCAAGTGGCGGCCAACGGCGTGCACGACATCGAGGACCGCATTTTACGCATGACGGGTTACTACGGTTACTACCCTGGATATTCCAGCCACAGAA GAGATGAAGGTTCGGACTCCCACATCGAGACTCCGGCCAGTGAGATGAGCGGCGAAGTCACCGCCTATCAGACCTGTGTCAACGCAGCTCTGAAGGTCATAGGCGGCCTGCtggtggtcctgtgtgtgtccTCGTCCTGGGTGGGCACCACTCAGGTGGTCCAGTGGACATTTAAGTCCTTCTCTTGCCCTTTCTTCATCTCCTGGTTTAGCACCAATTGGAACAtcctcttctttcctctctATTACTCTGGCCATGTGGCCatcacaagggaaaagcagacGCCCATTCAGAAATTCAG GGAGTGCAGTCGATTGTTTGGGGAAGAAGGAATGACGCTGAGACTGTTTCTAAAGAGGACAGCACCTTTCTCCATCTTATGGACTCTGACTAACTATCTGTATGTGCTGGCGTTGAGGAAGCTTACAGCCACCGATGTTTCAGCACTCTATTGCTGCCACAAGGCATTTGTCTTCCTCCTGTCCTGGATCGTCCTCAAAGACCGCTTCATGGGTGTGCGG ATTGTAGCTGCCATTATGGCCATCACAGGTATTGTCATGATGGCCTATGCTGATGGCTTCCATGGAGACTCAATCATAGGTGTGGCTTTAGCCGTAGGCTCGGCCTCCACCTCAGCACTCTACAAG GTTCTATTTAAGATGTTCCTAGGCAGTGCCAACCTGGGAGAAGTCGCTCACTTCTTCTCCACCATGGGCTTCTTCAACCTGATCTTCATCTCTTGTGTGCCCCTCATCCTCTACTTCACCAGGGTGGAGCACTGGGGCTCGCTGTCCTCTTTGCCGTGGGGTTATCTGTGCGGCGTGGCCGGCCTGTGGCTGG TATTCAACATCCTGGTAAATGTAGGTGTGGTTCTCACCTACCCCATCCTCATATCGATCGGGACTTTACTCAGCGTTCCAGGGAATGCAG CTATTGATGTGCTGAAGCACGAGGTGATCTTTAGCGTGGTGCGTCTGGCCGCAACCTGCATCATCTGCGTGGGCTtcctgttgctgctgctgcctgAGGAGTGGGACACGGTCACGCTGCGCTTCCTTGCCACACTCGCTGACAAGAAGTCAGAGGAGCATGGAGAGGAGCTCACAGAGTCCAGCATCAACATGCGCAGCCGTAGCAGAGCTAACGGTGCCGTCTCGATTCCCTTGGCATGA
- the slc35f4 gene encoding solute carrier family 35 member F4 isoform X2, with the protein MKKHSARVAPLSSYSTQVLTCPISEGDEGSDSHIETPASEMSGEVTAYQTCVNAALKVIGGLLVVLCVSSSWVGTTQVVQWTFKSFSCPFFISWFSTNWNILFFPLYYSGHVAITREKQTPIQKFRECSRLFGEEGMTLRLFLKRTAPFSILWTLTNYLYVLALRKLTATDVSALYCCHKAFVFLLSWIVLKDRFMGVRIVAAIMAITGIVMMAYADGFHGDSIIGVALAVGSASTSALYKVLFKMFLGSANLGEVAHFFSTMGFFNLIFISCVPLILYFTRVEHWGSLSSLPWGYLCGVAGLWLVFNILVNVGVVLTYPILISIGTLLSVPGNAAIDVLKHEVIFSVVRLAATCIICVGFLLLLLPEEWDTVTLRFLATLADKKSEEHGEELTESSINMRSRSRANGAVSIPLA; encoded by the exons ATGAAGAAACATTCCGCTAGAGTGGCTCCTCTCAGCTCTTACAGCACACAGGTCCTCACCTGCCCCATCTCTGAAG GAGATGAAGGTTCGGACTCCCACATCGAGACTCCGGCCAGTGAGATGAGCGGCGAAGTCACCGCCTATCAGACCTGTGTCAACGCAGCTCTGAAGGTCATAGGCGGCCTGCtggtggtcctgtgtgtgtccTCGTCCTGGGTGGGCACCACTCAGGTGGTCCAGTGGACATTTAAGTCCTTCTCTTGCCCTTTCTTCATCTCCTGGTTTAGCACCAATTGGAACAtcctcttctttcctctctATTACTCTGGCCATGTGGCCatcacaagggaaaagcagacGCCCATTCAGAAATTCAG GGAGTGCAGTCGATTGTTTGGGGAAGAAGGAATGACGCTGAGACTGTTTCTAAAGAGGACAGCACCTTTCTCCATCTTATGGACTCTGACTAACTATCTGTATGTGCTGGCGTTGAGGAAGCTTACAGCCACCGATGTTTCAGCACTCTATTGCTGCCACAAGGCATTTGTCTTCCTCCTGTCCTGGATCGTCCTCAAAGACCGCTTCATGGGTGTGCGG ATTGTAGCTGCCATTATGGCCATCACAGGTATTGTCATGATGGCCTATGCTGATGGCTTCCATGGAGACTCAATCATAGGTGTGGCTTTAGCCGTAGGCTCGGCCTCCACCTCAGCACTCTACAAG GTTCTATTTAAGATGTTCCTAGGCAGTGCCAACCTGGGAGAAGTCGCTCACTTCTTCTCCACCATGGGCTTCTTCAACCTGATCTTCATCTCTTGTGTGCCCCTCATCCTCTACTTCACCAGGGTGGAGCACTGGGGCTCGCTGTCCTCTTTGCCGTGGGGTTATCTGTGCGGCGTGGCCGGCCTGTGGCTGG TATTCAACATCCTGGTAAATGTAGGTGTGGTTCTCACCTACCCCATCCTCATATCGATCGGGACTTTACTCAGCGTTCCAGGGAATGCAG CTATTGATGTGCTGAAGCACGAGGTGATCTTTAGCGTGGTGCGTCTGGCCGCAACCTGCATCATCTGCGTGGGCTtcctgttgctgctgctgcctgAGGAGTGGGACACGGTCACGCTGCGCTTCCTTGCCACACTCGCTGACAAGAAGTCAGAGGAGCATGGAGAGGAGCTCACAGAGTCCAGCATCAACATGCGCAGCCGTAGCAGAGCTAACGGTGCCGTCTCGATTCCCTTGGCATGA